The Persephonella sp. IF05-L8 genome contains a region encoding:
- a CDS encoding alanine racemase, with protein MKKRYEKPIITKLETGFMNKFGSSPLYARKVRKDIDGVPIDELVEKYGSPLFVVSEKKLREKYRQVYNAFASRYPNVQFGWSYKTNYLQAVCAVLHQEGAIAEVVSAFEYEKARKLGIEGKDIIFNGPYKPISILEKAAAEGAMIHIDHFDEIMDLEKVAEKLGKQIKVAIRLNMDTGIHPQWSRFGFNLETGQAMDAVKRIKAGDKLILNGLHCHIGTFILEPEAYAKEVEKMVKFAYEVEDNFGFKIEYIDIGGGFPSKNKLKGTYLPPDVLVPSVDEFAEKITDALYSNLRPGDFPKLILETGRAIVDEAEYLITTIFASKRLPDGRKAYIADAGVNLLFTAFWYKFNIEIDREVQGTNEPAVIYGPLCMNIDVIDEGSLLPPLERGTRLIFSPVGAYNNTQWMQFIEYRPNVVMVMEDGTVEVIREKEDITDIERRERLPDKLKLK; from the coding sequence ATGAAAAAGAGATATGAAAAACCAATCATAACAAAGCTTGAAACTGGTTTTATGAATAAGTTTGGAAGTTCCCCCCTTTATGCAAGAAAGGTTAGAAAGGATATTGATGGAGTTCCGATTGATGAGCTTGTGGAAAAGTACGGCTCTCCTCTGTTTGTTGTATCAGAGAAAAAATTAAGAGAAAAATATAGACAGGTTTATAATGCTTTTGCATCAAGATACCCAAATGTTCAGTTTGGATGGTCATACAAAACAAACTACCTTCAGGCAGTATGTGCTGTTCTTCATCAGGAGGGTGCAATAGCTGAGGTTGTTTCTGCTTTTGAATATGAAAAAGCAAGAAAACTTGGAATAGAAGGGAAAGACATAATATTTAATGGTCCTTACAAGCCTATCTCCATACTGGAGAAGGCTGCTGCCGAAGGTGCGATGATACATATAGACCATTTTGATGAGATTATGGACCTTGAAAAGGTTGCAGAAAAACTTGGCAAACAGATAAAGGTGGCAATCAGGTTAAACATGGACACAGGGATACATCCCCAGTGGAGTAGATTTGGCTTTAATCTGGAAACAGGACAGGCAATGGACGCGGTAAAAAGGATAAAAGCAGGTGATAAACTAATTCTTAATGGTCTTCACTGTCATATAGGGACATTTATTCTTGAGCCGGAAGCATATGCAAAAGAAGTTGAGAAAATGGTAAAGTTTGCATACGAGGTTGAGGATAACTTTGGCTTTAAGATTGAATATATAGATATTGGTGGCGGATTTCCTTCAAAAAATAAATTGAAAGGAACATACCTACCACCTGATGTTTTAGTTCCATCGGTTGATGAATTCGCAGAAAAAATAACAGATGCCCTTTATTCAAACCTTAGACCAGGGGATTTCCCAAAGCTAATTCTGGAAACAGGTAGGGCTATTGTTGATGAGGCTGAATATCTGATAACAACAATATTTGCATCAAAAAGACTGCCTGACGGCAGGAAAGCATATATAGCAGATGCAGGAGTTAACCTCCTGTTTACAGCATTCTGGTATAAGTTTAATATAGAGATTGATAGGGAAGTTCAGGGAACTAACGAACCTGCTGTTATATACGGACCTTTATGTATGAATATTGATGTTATAGATGAAGGTTCTCTCCTACCGCCACTTGAAAGGGGAACAAGGCTGATATTTTCTCCTGTTGGAGCTTACAATAACACCCAGTGGATGCAGTTTATAGAATACAGACCAAATGTCGTTATGGTAATGGAAGATGGAACGGTTGAAGTTATAAGAGAAAAAGAGGATATAACAGATATAGAAAGGAGAGAAAGACTACCTGATAAATTAAAATTAAAATAA
- a CDS encoding ATP-grasp domain-containing protein, translating into MEQIIVGVSGINAVDNPGPGIGVAKSLKEDKDLNIKIVGLAYDAMEPGIYMDWIVDKSFIMPYPSGGHDAFINRLYYIKETYGLDFVLPVLDAELPVYIKYAEELEKNGIKTFLPTLEQFKLRGKDRLTEIAQNIGIDIPKSEVVTSYDELIKAVEKIGLPVMVKGAFYKAYRAYTTQEAVSYYNKIVAQWGYPIIVQQVVSGEEMNVVAAGDGEGNSLGMVGIKKMWITELGKIWTGVTIKNEKMLSAARKFIEIYKWRGAFELECIVDIENDKVYLIEINPRFPAWSYFATGVGINIASNIVRKAFGLPVIDYPDYEAGKLYVRFTDDLVTDMERFQKIITRGES; encoded by the coding sequence ATGGAGCAGATAATAGTAGGTGTTTCCGGGATAAATGCCGTTGATAATCCGGGTCCCGGTATAGGTGTTGCAAAAAGTCTGAAAGAGGACAAAGACCTGAACATAAAAATAGTTGGTCTTGCTTATGATGCTATGGAGCCGGGTATATACATGGACTGGATTGTGGATAAATCCTTTATAATGCCTTATCCATCAGGAGGTCATGATGCATTCATAAACAGGCTTTACTACATAAAGGAAACTTATGGGCTTGATTTTGTTCTTCCTGTCTTAGATGCAGAGCTACCTGTTTATATAAAATATGCAGAAGAGCTTGAGAAAAACGGAATAAAAACATTTCTGCCCACATTAGAGCAGTTTAAACTGAGAGGGAAAGATAGACTTACAGAGATAGCTCAAAACATAGGAATAGATATTCCAAAATCAGAGGTGGTTACATCTTATGATGAGCTTATAAAAGCTGTTGAAAAAATCGGACTTCCTGTTATGGTAAAGGGAGCTTTCTATAAAGCATACAGGGCTTACACAACACAGGAGGCTGTCAGCTACTACAACAAAATTGTTGCCCAGTGGGGATATCCTATCATAGTTCAGCAGGTCGTATCAGGTGAGGAGATGAATGTTGTTGCAGCAGGAGATGGGGAAGGAAATTCTCTTGGTATGGTTGGAATAAAAAAGATGTGGATTACAGAACTGGGAAAAATATGGACAGGTGTGACAATAAAAAATGAAAAAATGCTGTCAGCAGCAAGAAAATTTATTGAGATTTACAAATGGCGTGGGGCTTTTGAGCTTGAATGTATAGTGGATATAGAAAACGACAAAGTTTATCTTATTGAGATTAACCCCCGCTTTCCTGCCTGGTCATATTTTGCAACAGGTGTTGGAATAAATATAGCTTCTAACATAGTCAGAAAAGCCTTTGGACTGCCGGTTATAGACTATCCGGATTACGAGGCAGGAAAGCTTTATGTAAGGTTTACAGATGACCTTGTTACAGATATGGAAAGATTTCAAAAAATAATTACAAGAGGTGAAAGCTGA
- a CDS encoding HPr-rel-A system PqqD family peptide chaperone, whose translation MNRLSQLAINEEGFVFDPLTGESFTVNQTGLLILKDLKEGKSQEEIIKDITENFEVSEEEAERDFVDFVEKLRSYRLI comes from the coding sequence ATGAACAGACTTTCTCAGCTTGCAATAAATGAAGAGGGCTTTGTTTTTGACCCATTAACAGGGGAGAGTTTCACGGTTAATCAGACAGGACTTTTAATACTCAAAGATTTAAAAGAAGGAAAATCTCAGGAAGAAATAATAAAAGACATCACCGAAAATTTTGAGGTTTCGGAAGAAGAAGCAGAAAGGGATTTTGTGGATTTTGTTGAGAAACTCAGAAGCTACAGGCTGATTTAG
- the uvrB gene encoding excinuclease ABC subunit UvrB, whose translation MAKSPFSIKLPFEPAGDQPKAIKQLYNNLKHGVKEQVLLGATGTGKSLHPEEYVLIGEKFGENIQWFVKPISEVFDELSNRFETILVKNEYITYLPEDRFFTLSFNPKTFKEEIKPLYAITKHKENRKLLKIKFSDGRSIITTQDHNFYVLKKDEGFGLYETKQLKERDFVPIPRSPFIKAKEPIKEIYITDYIERDKSHIYFECEEENYEKLYSGERLTQKEARAKNQGETGVPLKLLKNQIDKSEIALKTNTSKNQLHNKIVLDRNFLEFLGIYIAEGFSNGKTISISTDENYYKNLVVNFLEEFGLEPYFHKYDIKANNVILAEFLGNLAGKKSGDKKLPQFFLNLSDKQLGHLLRAVFDGDGTVEKDAITLTTKSKKLANDILYALLRLGIWGRVRKIFKKATNTNHKGDSYYQITISGVENIKLYLKHIGFNIKRKLKKAKILANKEYNTNVDLIPFTGKSIKELREENGLFQKDILAKRQTLSAVEIEKRNPSYKMFVEIIKSFEERDISAYNLKKYSNLRWNRIENIEEIEFDDYVYDFSVRDNETFLAGFGGVFVHNTFTIANVIEKYGKPALVLTHNKTLAAQLYRELKELFPDNAVEYFVSYYDYYQPEAYVPEKDLYIEKDSSINDAIDRLRHSATKSLIERPDTIVVASVSCIYGLGTPEFYEKLRLHLYVGQQIDRQELLKKLVELQYLRDDFSFKRGTFRVKGDTVEIIPSHAEDRIIRVEFFGDEIDNITEIDLFNRDIKQKLNTTVIFPASHYVIPRPDMVEAIKQIQIDLEKEVEEFRRQGKEIEANRLWQRTNYDIEMMLELGTCKGIENYSRYFDGRKPGEAPYTLMDYFPDDYLLIVDESHVTIPQVRAMYNGDRRRKENLVKYGWRMKSAYDNRPLKFEEFLQKIERAIYVSATPADWEIERSKGIIVEQIIRPTGLLDPEIEVRPTEGQIDDLINEIWNIKERGERAIVITLTKKMAENLADYLEERDIKAIYLHSEIDTIERAKIIKELREGKYDVIVGVNLLREGIDMPEVSLVAVLDADKQGFLRSTTALIQIIGRAARNVHGKAILYADKITPAMEKAIEETNRRRKIQQEYNEKHGITPKSVKKEIKELISLEEIGIYEYADYIPEDVETEEDLMKKIEELEKQMWKAAENWEFEKAAELRDQIEKLRKLVGVVK comes from the coding sequence ATGGCAAAAAGTCCTTTTAGTATAAAACTGCCCTTTGAACCTGCTGGAGACCAGCCCAAAGCAATAAAACAGCTTTATAATAACCTGAAACACGGAGTAAAAGAACAGGTTCTACTGGGAGCCACTGGAACAGGGAAAAGTCTGCATCCTGAAGAATATGTCTTAATAGGTGAAAAATTCGGAGAAAATATTCAATGGTTTGTTAAACCTATTAGTGAAGTCTTTGATGAGCTTTCAAATAGATTTGAAACGATACTTGTAAAAAATGAATATATAACATATCTGCCAGAAGATAGATTTTTCACACTTAGCTTTAACCCAAAGACATTTAAAGAAGAAATCAAGCCTTTATATGCAATTACAAAACATAAAGAAAACAGAAAGTTACTCAAGATTAAATTTTCTGATGGAAGAAGTATAATCACAACGCAAGACCATAACTTTTATGTACTTAAAAAAGATGAAGGATTTGGGCTTTATGAAACAAAACAGCTAAAAGAAAGAGATTTTGTCCCGATACCAAGGAGCCCTTTTATAAAAGCAAAAGAGCCTATTAAAGAGATTTATATAACAGACTATATAGAAAGAGATAAAAGCCATATCTATTTTGAGTGTGAAGAGGAAAATTATGAAAAATTATATTCAGGAGAAAGACTAACACAAAAAGAAGCGAGGGCTAAAAATCAGGGAGAAACTGGAGTTCCTCTTAAACTACTTAAAAACCAGATTGATAAATCAGAAATAGCTTTAAAAACTAATACATCTAAAAATCAACTTCATAATAAAATTGTCTTAGATAGAAACTTCTTAGAGTTTCTTGGGATTTATATAGCAGAAGGATTTTCAAACGGCAAAACAATCTCAATTTCTACAGATGAAAACTATTATAAAAATCTTGTGGTCAACTTTTTAGAAGAGTTTGGCTTAGAACCTTACTTTCATAAGTATGACATAAAAGCAAACAATGTAATTCTGGCAGAGTTCTTAGGAAATTTAGCAGGAAAAAAATCAGGGGATAAAAAACTTCCTCAGTTTTTCTTGAACCTATCTGATAAGCAGTTAGGACATTTGTTAAGAGCAGTATTTGATGGTGACGGAACAGTTGAAAAAGATGCTATTACTCTTACTACAAAAAGTAAAAAATTAGCAAACGATATTTTGTATGCACTTTTAAGACTTGGTATATGGGGTAGAGTAAGAAAGATATTTAAAAAAGCTACAAATACCAACCACAAAGGAGATTCTTATTATCAGATAACAATTTCAGGAGTAGAGAATATTAAACTTTATCTTAAACATATTGGATTTAATATTAAAAGAAAATTAAAAAAAGCAAAAATTTTGGCAAATAAGGAATACAACACAAACGTTGATTTAATTCCATTTACAGGGAAGTCAATTAAAGAACTAAGGGAAGAAAATGGACTTTTTCAAAAAGATATACTTGCCAAAAGGCAGACCCTTTCTGCCGTAGAAATAGAGAAAAGAAATCCCTCTTATAAAATGTTCGTAGAAATAATCAAAAGTTTTGAAGAAAGGGATATATCTGCTTATAACTTAAAGAAATACAGCAACTTGAGATGGAACAGGATAGAAAATATAGAAGAAATAGAGTTTGATGATTATGTTTATGATTTTTCTGTTAGGGATAACGAAACATTTCTTGCCGGATTTGGTGGAGTTTTTGTTCATAATACATTCACCATAGCCAATGTTATAGAAAAGTACGGAAAGCCGGCTCTTGTTCTGACCCACAACAAAACCCTTGCTGCCCAGCTTTACAGGGAACTGAAAGAGCTGTTTCCTGACAACGCTGTAGAGTACTTTGTTTCATATTACGATTACTATCAGCCTGAGGCTTATGTGCCGGAGAAAGATCTTTATATAGAAAAAGACAGCTCAATAAATGATGCCATTGATAGGCTCAGACACTCTGCAACAAAAAGCCTTATAGAAAGACCTGACACAATTGTTGTTGCCTCTGTTTCCTGTATCTACGGACTGGGAACACCTGAGTTTTATGAAAAACTCAGGCTTCATTTGTATGTAGGTCAGCAGATAGACAGGCAGGAGCTTTTAAAAAAACTTGTTGAGCTTCAGTATCTAAGGGATGATTTTTCATTTAAAAGAGGAACCTTCAGGGTTAAAGGGGATACAGTTGAAATCATACCTTCCCACGCAGAAGACAGGATAATCAGAGTTGAGTTTTTTGGAGATGAGATAGACAACATAACAGAGATAGACCTTTTTAACAGGGATATAAAACAAAAGCTAAATACCACAGTTATTTTCCCTGCCAGCCACTATGTTATCCCAAGACCTGATATGGTAGAAGCCATAAAACAGATACAGATTGATTTAGAAAAAGAGGTGGAGGAATTTAGAAGACAAGGGAAAGAGATAGAGGCAAACAGACTTTGGCAGAGAACAAACTATGACATTGAGATGATGCTTGAGCTTGGCACATGCAAAGGAATAGAAAACTACTCAAGGTATTTTGATGGCAGAAAACCGGGAGAAGCACCTTATACACTGATGGATTACTTCCCAGATGATTATCTCCTTATTGTTGATGAGTCCCATGTTACTATTCCACAGGTCAGGGCTATGTATAACGGGGATAGAAGAAGAAAGGAAAACCTCGTTAAATACGGCTGGAGAATGAAATCTGCCTATGATAACAGACCACTGAAATTTGAGGAGTTTTTACAAAAAATAGAAAGGGCTATTTATGTATCAGCAACACCTGCAGACTGGGAGATAGAAAGAAGCAAAGGTATAATAGTAGAGCAGATTATCAGACCAACAGGGCTTCTTGACCCTGAAATAGAAGTCAGACCAACAGAAGGACAGATAGATGACCTTATAAATGAGATATGGAATATAAAAGAGAGAGGAGAAAGGGCTATTGTTATCACCCTTACAAAGAAAATGGCTGAAAACCTTGCAGATTATCTGGAAGAAAGAGATATAAAAGCTATTTATCTACACTCTGAAATAGACACAATAGAAAGGGCAAAAATCATAAAAGAGCTGAGAGAAGGGAAATACGACGTTATAGTTGGAGTTAATCTTCTTAGAGAAGGAATTGATATGCCTGAGGTTTCTCTGGTTGCTGTTTTAGATGCTGATAAGCAGGGTTTTCTCAGGTCTACAACAGCACTTATCCAGATAATAGGAAGGGCAGCAAGAAATGTCCACGGAAAAGCTATTTTATATGCTGATAAGATTACGCCAGCAATGGAAAAAGCTATAGAAGAAACAAACAGAAGAAGAAAAATACAGCAGGAATACAATGAAAAACATGGTATAACTCCAAAATCTGTTAAGAAAGAAATAAAAGAACTTATATCCCTTGAAGAGATTGGTATTTACGAATATGCCGACTATATCCCTGAAGATGTTGAAACAGAAGAAGACCTTATGAAAAAGATAGAAGAGCTTGAAAAACAGATGTGGAAAGCTGCAGAAAACTGGGAGTTTGAAAAGGCAGCAGAGCTGAGAGACCAGATAGAAAAGCTCAGAAAATTAGTCGGTGTGGTCAAATAA
- a CDS encoding type II toxin-antitoxin system RelE/ParE family toxin, which yields MYEIKFTKTALRELNSLNKPIQELIIRKLEILSQNPDLMKNNIKVLKGKYKGLKRLRVGKYRVIFDQKDDELIILIIRVASRGEIY from the coding sequence ATGTATGAAATCAAATTTACTAAAACCGCATTAAGAGAGTTAAATAGTTTAAACAAGCCTATACAAGAGCTTATTATAAGAAAACTGGAAATCCTTTCCCAAAATCCAGACTTAATGAAAAACAACATAAAAGTTTTAAAAGGAAAATATAAAGGCTTAAAAAGACTAAGAGTAGGAAAGTATAGAGTGATTTTTGACCAGAAAGATGATGAACTTATAATTCTCATAATCAGGGTTGCTTCAAGAGGAGAAATTTATTGA
- a CDS encoding DUF6290 family protein, producing MPAVRMNISLDKEIADELESIAKELGEKKSHIIRDALMYYFDYLDVKIAEERLKRVERGEEELIPFEEVKRRLGLE from the coding sequence ATGCCTGCAGTAAGAATGAATATATCCCTTGACAAAGAAATAGCTGATGAGCTTGAAAGCATAGCAAAAGAACTTGGAGAAAAGAAAAGCCATATTATAAGAGATGCCCTTATGTATTATTTTGACTATCTGGATGTGAAAATTGCTGAAGAAAGACTTAAACGAGTAGAAAGGGGAGAAGAAGAACTTATACCATTTGAAGAAGTAAAGAGAAGGCTCGGATTGGAGTAA
- a CDS encoding O-methyltransferase produces the protein MEFLVNLKFEEYLENLSIEEDPIVLEMEKYAEKKDFPIIGREGGRLLYLLTKLKNPRLVVEIGSGFGYSAYWFAKGLKKGKVVLTDYQEKNINLAKEFFTKAKLLDKAEFRIGDAIEIGQEYKNIDILFLDLEKAKYMEAIKTLEKNLSPDGMVIADNVLFQGKVLFEPENKKAKILNQFNKYMFENYFSVILPIRDGILVAVKKS, from the coding sequence ATGGAGTTTTTGGTAAATCTGAAGTTTGAGGAATATCTGGAAAATCTTTCTATAGAAGAAGACCCGATAGTTTTAGAGATGGAAAAATATGCTGAGAAAAAAGATTTTCCTATTATTGGTAGGGAAGGGGGACGGCTTTTATATTTGCTAACAAAACTCAAAAATCCCCGTCTTGTTGTAGAAATAGGCTCAGGTTTTGGTTATTCTGCTTACTGGTTTGCAAAAGGATTAAAAAAGGGGAAAGTTGTTTTAACTGATTATCAGGAAAAGAATATAAATCTTGCCAAGGAATTTTTCACTAAAGCTAAATTATTAGACAAAGCTGAATTTAGAATTGGAGATGCCATTGAAATAGGACAGGAATATAAAAATATTGATATACTTTTTCTTGATTTAGAAAAAGCAAAATATATGGAAGCAATAAAAACTTTGGAAAAAAATCTTTCTCCAGATGGAATGGTGATAGCTGATAATGTTTTGTTTCAGGGGAAGGTTTTATTTGAACCTGAAAACAAAAAGGCTAAAATATTAAACCAGTTTAATAAATATATGTTTGAGAATTATTTTTCAGTTATCCTTCCAATAAGAGATGGGATATTAGTTGCTGTTAAGAAATCTTAG
- a CDS encoding glycosyltransferase family 2 protein has protein sequence MEKVSVVIPVYNGEKFIKQAVDCVLNQKYTNTQIVIIDDCSTDKTQDVIFKNFRELIGNKIIYHQNEKNMERVYSRNKGVELSDGEYIFFLDYDDLWAENYIETVIPYLKEFDIVYSFPRTFINEKGETIRKSKKSIQSIEKIIFSGLIGYPSASAFKKSKFPFYKQEYLMREDWEIFVRSFIKGLKIKLLDKDTVFIREHQNRTSKNNISFYKATLKVYSDYKNLVPDSYKADFLFHVGEVCLRYGDIPKGWNLILKSILLNPKILQDKRKVISLLKRGFRVDRALRFLNSN, from the coding sequence ATGGAGAAAGTTAGCGTTGTTATACCTGTTTACAACGGAGAGAAGTTTATAAAACAAGCCGTTGATTGTGTATTAAATCAGAAGTACACGAATACTCAAATTGTTATCATTGACGATTGTTCTACAGATAAAACACAAGACGTAATTTTTAAAAATTTCAGAGAACTAATAGGAAATAAAATTATTTATCATCAAAATGAAAAAAATATGGAGCGGGTTTATAGCAGAAATAAAGGTGTTGAATTATCAGATGGAGAATATATTTTCTTCCTTGATTATGATGACCTATGGGCAGAGAATTATATAGAGACCGTTATACCTTATTTAAAAGAATTTGATATTGTTTATTCTTTTCCACGAACTTTTATAAATGAAAAAGGAGAGACAATAAGAAAATCAAAAAAAAGTATACAGTCTATAGAAAAAATTATATTTTCAGGTCTTATCGGATATCCTTCTGCTTCTGCTTTTAAAAAAAGCAAATTCCCTTTCTATAAGCAAGAATATTTGATGAGGGAAGACTGGGAAATATTTGTAAGAAGTTTTATAAAAGGTCTAAAAATAAAATTATTAGATAAAGATACTGTTTTTATTAGAGAACATCAGAACAGAACCAGCAAAAACAATATAAGTTTTTATAAGGCCACCCTTAAAGTTTACTCAGATTATAAAAATTTGGTTCCTGATAGCTATAAAGCAGATTTTTTATTTCATGTTGGGGAAGTTTGTCTAAGATATGGAGATATTCCTAAAGGATGGAATTTAATCCTAAAATCTATACTATTAAATCCTAAAATCTTACAGGACAAAAGGAAGGTTATTTCTCTTTTAAAAAGAGGTTTTAGAGTAGATAGAGCACTAAGATTTCTTAACAGCAACTAA
- a CDS encoding glycosyltransferase family 2 protein produces MDKLPLSVALISYNEEDNISRTLKAIQDIASEIILVDSGSTDKTIEIAKSFGAKVFIEEWKGFREQKNSALEKCSQEWILFLDCDEVVSKELKKSIIDAIKNPFADGYLINRKTVYLGKPLKYAWQPDLKLRLVNKNSNPRWEGGEIHEFLVIDGKVKKIKGDLFHYSYKDIKEHFTKVINYSYIAASELHKKGKKFKLHKIILNPMASFIREYFLKRGFLDGIRGFIVAISATVYSFLKYIYLWEMQKKDGES; encoded by the coding sequence ATGGATAAATTACCTCTCTCTGTTGCTTTAATATCTTATAATGAGGAAGATAATATAAGTAGAACACTCAAAGCAATTCAAGATATAGCTTCTGAAATTATTCTGGTAGATTCAGGTTCAACAGATAAAACCATTGAAATTGCTAAAAGTTTTGGTGCAAAAGTCTTTATTGAGGAATGGAAAGGGTTCAGGGAGCAAAAAAACTCAGCATTGGAAAAATGCTCTCAGGAATGGATTTTATTTTTAGATTGTGATGAAGTAGTATCAAAAGAGCTTAAAAAATCCATAATAGATGCTATAAAAAACCCTTTTGCAGATGGATACCTTATAAACAGAAAAACAGTTTATTTGGGAAAACCTTTGAAATACGCCTGGCAACCTGATTTAAAACTAAGACTTGTTAATAAAAATTCCAATCCCCGATGGGAAGGAGGGGAAATCCATGAATTCTTAGTAATTGATGGAAAAGTAAAGAAAATTAAAGGGGATTTATTTCATTACTCCTATAAAGATATAAAAGAACACTTCACTAAAGTTATTAATTATTCATATATAGCTGCTTCTGAATTGCATAAAAAAGGAAAGAAATTTAAACTCCACAAAATAATTTTAAATCCTATGGCATCTTTTATAAGAGAATATTTCTTAAAAAGAGGCTTCCTTGATGGAATAAGAGGCTTTATTGTTGCTATCAGTGCTACAGTTTATAGCTTTTTAAAGTACATATACCTTTGGGAGATGCAAAAAAAAGATGGAGAAAGTTAG
- a CDS encoding glycosyltransferase yields the protein MKVLFYLHNLWDISATTRLSIDLANILKEKYNIDVEFAVNKRVDNDIKSLPFKLHVLNRKGEIGKAIALKNLIEKEKYDIVLSYMLTQNVILSLAKKFLKDKAKTVFLGSVHNSDNYMGNKQWYKLPYRYLMKRIYENLDGIIVVSAAVEEDVNKAFFVKKEKLKVIYNYIDIKKIKAMAQEDLTPEEKRIFEKPVVINVGRVEVQKGQEYLIKAFPKIKKEIKEAYLVIIGDGSLMPSLKELAKSLNIEKDTFFFGYKKNPFKYVVHSKVFAFPSLWEGVGNVVLEAQALGTPVVAFDSQGGHVDVLQNSGILVPEKNIDKLAENIIRLLKDENVRKHYSKLALENIRNYTVEKKAQEYFEYFNKKLREKYG from the coding sequence ATGAAAGTTCTCTTCTATCTCCATAACTTATGGGATATTTCTGCCACCACAAGGTTATCTATAGATTTAGCTAACATCTTAAAGGAAAAATACAATATAGATGTAGAATTTGCAGTAAATAAACGAGTAGATAATGATATAAAATCTCTTCCCTTTAAACTACACGTTTTAAACAGAAAAGGAGAAATAGGAAAAGCTATTGCCCTAAAAAATCTAATAGAAAAAGAAAAATACGATATTGTTTTAAGTTATATGCTTACACAGAATGTTATTCTTTCTTTAGCTAAAAAATTTCTTAAAGATAAAGCCAAAACAGTATTTTTAGGGTCAGTCCATAACTCAGATAATTATATGGGGAACAAACAATGGTACAAACTTCCATATAGATATTTGATGAAAAGAATTTATGAAAATTTAGACGGAATAATAGTTGTCTCTGCAGCAGTTGAAGAAGACGTCAATAAAGCATTCTTTGTAAAAAAAGAAAAATTAAAGGTAATATACAACTATATAGATATAAAAAAAATCAAGGCAATGGCTCAGGAAGATTTAACTCCTGAAGAGAAAAGGATATTTGAAAAACCTGTCGTTATAAATGTTGGAAGAGTTGAAGTCCAAAAAGGACAAGAATATCTTATAAAAGCTTTTCCAAAAATTAAAAAGGAAATTAAAGAAGCTTACCTTGTTATCATTGGAGATGGTTCCCTTATGCCAAGTCTTAAAGAATTAGCCAAAAGCCTAAATATAGAAAAAGATACTTTCTTCTTTGGATACAAAAAAAATCCTTTTAAATATGTAGTTCATTCTAAAGTGTTCGCATTTCCTTCTTTATGGGAAGGAGTAGGAAATGTAGTTTTAGAAGCTCAGGCTTTAGGAACACCGGTTGTTGCATTTGACAGTCAGGGTGGTCATGTAGATGTATTACAAAACTCAGGTATACTGGTACCTGAAAAAAATATTGACAAATTAGCAGAAAATATCATTCGTCTTTTAAAAGATGAAAATGTAAGAAAACATTATTCAAAATTAGCCTTAGAAAATATTAGAAATTACACAGTTGAAAAGAAGGCTCAAGAATACTTTGAGTATTTTAATAAAAAACTACGAGAAAAATATGGATAA